One stretch of Brettanomyces nanus chromosome 4, complete sequence DNA includes these proteins:
- a CDS encoding uncharacterized protein (CAZy:GT39) produces the protein MAAKPIELNDEPDTQFSSEKGPLRAFVSRKTSSVPLQINVTEKIHLLLLLIVAIAVRRWNIAEPPSVVFDESIVGKSINNYLTHAFSLDTDPPAVKLLYTWLVELCNYVSPTFNFNTGESYLNSESQPFFPYTVTRGFSSLLGGCTILFTYRTLRASDVRHYIALFGAFIVAFENSISEQSRFMFVDSPMLFFIAFAVSMIKTLQNSRAFSRKWLSVLFLSGISLGFVISSRVIGIFTLIWAILVTIKETWFDLGDLRLKTSFVMKTGFSKLTAFLTIPFTIYLFFFFIHLNILTNKGPGYGKMSPEFERGLAHNHLSNLIEEVSYGSDIMLRNFHSGQYLHSYNGTYPNGHQQITLVDDYQDEENLWFVEERVKALGNELLEKLKPIRNGKTLRLFHKNTKAFLRIHESSKPALSEQDYNKEASALGNDSWTGDDFADFEVKIASDYCKTEHGKHTLKAGNTIFQLYNRKKSCYLLGTDKKLPEDWGHGQTEVICIESPTFVKSLWFVDYNRHPLFNEDSNTVDFKKLSFWEKFIETNNAMLKLFSENKFEHEYMSKPKEWIFLSRGIPYFVQPGKTIYLLGNLITYYLVAFSVIIFGLWELGKLITWNPNRVTTSSGRVYDYEFHGLDFFIGYLINLVPFYLMDQTVFLFHYIPALYFGILLVCQTFEFIVSRRAKVGYCFMLLWGVAILVTYIEFAPLIYGLKWTRQACERMLISPAWDNLCLAYAE, from the coding sequence ATGGCTGCTAAGCCAATTGAGTTAAATGATGAGCCAGATACTCAGTTTTCTTCAGAAAAGGGACCGCTGAGAGCTTTCGTGTCTAGGAAAACATCTTCTGTGCCGTTGCAAATCAACGTTACTGAAAAGATTCATTTACTCCTTCTACTGATTGTTGCAATTGCTGTTAGACGATGGAATATAGCAGAACCTCCTTCCGTCGTTTTTGATGAATCGATCGTGGGAAAGTCAATTAATAACTATTTGACACATGCATTCTCTTTAGACACAGATCCACCTGCCGTTAAACTTCTCTACACTTGGTTAGTTGAGCTGTGTAACTATGTTTCCCCTACTTTCAATTTTAATACTGGCGAATCCTACTTGAATTCAGAGTCGCAACCATTTTTCCCCTACACAGTGACTAGGGGATTCAGTTCATTATTGGGCGGATGCACCATCTTATTCACCTATAGGACACTTAGGGCCTCTGATGTGAGGCATTACATTGCCCTCTTTGGTGCATTCATTGTGGCATTTGAGAATTCAATATCTGAACAGTCCAGATTCATGTTTGTGGATTCACCTATGCTTTTTTTCATTGCTTTTGCTGTGTCCATGATTAAAACATTACAGAATAGTAGAGCCTTCAGCAGGAAATGGCTCTCTGTTCTATTTCTATCTGGAATTTCCTTAGGATTTgtcatttcttcaagagtTATAGGAATATTCACTTTGATATGGGCCATACTGGTAACTATCAAGGAGACCTGGTTTGACCTTGGTGATCTTAGATTGAAGACGAGCTTCGTTATGAAGACCGGCTTTTCAAAGCTCACTGCATTCCTCACCATTCCATTTACCATTtacttgttctttttttttatccATCTCAACATCCTGACTAATAAAGGTCCTGGGTATGGCAAAATGAGTCCCGAATTTGAGCGTGGTCTTGCTCATAATCACTTAAGCAAccttattgaagaagtttcttATGGATCCGATATTATGCTTAGGAATTTTCATTCTGGTCAATATCTTCACTCCTACAACGGTACCTACCCTAACGGCCATCAGCAAATTACTCTAGTAGATGATTATCAAGACGAGGAAAATCTATGGTTTGTGGAAGAAAGGGTTAAGGCATTAGGAAATGAGCTCTTGGAAAAACTCAAACCTATTCGGAATGGAAAGACGCTTCGCCTATTTCACAAGAACACAAAGGCCTTTCTTCGCATTCACGAGAGCAGTAAACCCGCTCTTTCTGAACAGGACTACAATAAAGAAGCCTCTGCTTTAGGTAATGATTCTTGGACAGGCGACGATTTTGCGGACTTTGAGGTAAAGATTGCTTCAGATTACTGCAAAACAGAGCATGGAAAACATACATTGAAGGCTGGGAATACCATTTTTCAGCTTTACAACCGTAAAAAGAGCTGCTACCTTTTGGGAACTGATAAAAAGCTACCAGAGGATTGGGGACATGGACAAACTGAGGTTATTTGTATTGAGAGTCCTACCTTTGTTAAATCACTCTGGTTTGTTGACTACAATAGACACCCTTTGTTCAATGAGGATTCGAATACCGTTGATTTCAAAAAGCTCAGCTTTTGGGAAAAGTTTATCGAGACGAACAATGCAATGTTGAAGCTGTTTAGTGAAAACAAGTTTGAGCACGAGTACATGTCGAAACCTAAGGAATGGATTTTCTTAAGCAGAGGTATTCCATACTTTGTGCAACCGGGCAAAACAATATACCTTTTGGGTAATTTGATCACTTACTACTTGGTAGCCTTTTCTGTCATTATATTTGGCCTTTGGGAATTGGGGAAACTCATCACTTGGAATCCTAATAGGGTCACCACTTCCAGTGGCAGGGTCTACGACTATGAATTCCATGGCTTGGACTTCTTCATCGGATACCTGATCAACCTAGTGCCATTTTATCTAATGGATCAGACTGtatttctcttccattaTATTCCCGCTCTATATTTTGGTATCCTCTTAGTCTGCCAAACATTTGAGTTTATCGTGTCTAGAAGGGCCAAGGTTGGTTACTGCTTCATGCTTTTATGGGGTGTCGCTATCTTAGTGACCTACATAGAATTCGCTCCTCTTATCTATGGACTCAAGTGGACAAGACAAGCTTGCGAACGTATGTTAATATCCCCAGCGTGGGATAACTTGTGTCTTGCATATGCAGAATGA
- a CDS encoding uncharacterized protein (EggNog:ENOG41): protein MAPIELPEDIQWSSKASLPQVTLRSTIAGLCIGSVILISNFQFGLQTGWVSMMSLPAALLGFAVFKAFEEKLGFEFTDVENVFVQSVAVAVATGPLAYGFIGIIPAIEKLLTNAESGYIDGIDLKPLWKLVVWSAGVAFFGVFFAIPLRRQFVIREKLPFPSGSATATLISVFHGTSLKIDGTASVKELPQDEETSDDQPIGPYHSNMTIIESQDICELAHMQEYHSNLKLLGITSMVASLYTVVSYFIPQIRAIPIFGSQLSEEYMINFQPSPAYIGQGIIMGFQTTVYMLFGTILGWAILSPLAKFQNWAPGPTDDWKEGSEGWIMWISLSIMISDSVVSLTVLITKSLIRLFFQCLAHAPSDDISSEIAHQELAQLMENNNSANSGQIDINPDTVTYDSTSDGSSDTMDHIFTSGSKEASESTENDSSLDDVGESYMVPMQWVIIGLIGSCVLCIVSTRIVFGSVIPVYAIVSSVVMSLLLSILGVKALGETDLNPVSGIGKLSQLICAVIIPKGTRGSILINLISGAISEATTQQAGDLMQDLKTGYLLGASPKAQFIAQIYGSIFSIFMSSLMYKVYTNLYEIPGKMFKIPTAVIWIDCARLVNGTGLPPKVLEFSIIFGTIFGLISLLKNLVTNTKCKFYRYLKYLPDGVPVGIGIYNVPSFTFARFIGGLISYYWLKRIGNCEKYRSSKVQMIIFSSGLVLGEGLFSVVNMVFSSLKVPHL from the coding sequence ATGGCTCCTATTGAACTTCCTGAGGATATACAGTGGTCCTCTAAGGCTAGTCTTCCTCAAGTTACATTACGATCCACTATAGCCGGTTTGTGCATCGGATCAGTGATTCTTATCTCTaattttcaatttggaTTGCAAACCGGCTGGGTCTCTATGATGTCTCTACCTGCTGCTCTTTTAGGGTTTGCTGTGTTTAAAGCTTTCGAGGAAAAGTTGGGATTCGAATTTACTGATGTGGAGAATGTGTTTGTGCAGAGTGTTGCCGTGGCAGTCGCAACGGGGCCTTTGGCCTATGGATTTATAGGTATTATTCCCGCTATAGAGAAACTTTTGACTAATGCGGAAAGTGGGTACATTGATGGAATAGACTTGAAGCCGCTGTGGAAATTGGTTGTCTGGTCTGCTGGCGTCGCTTTTTTTGGTGTCTTTTTTGCTATACCTCTTAGAAGGCAGTTTGTGATAAGGGAGAAACTTCCCTTTCCTAGTGGAAGTGCTACAGCGACGCTCATATCAGTGTTCCATGGAACCTCGCTGAAAATTGATGGGACGGCTAGTGTTAAGGAGCTACCACAGGACGAAGAAACATCCGATGACCAACCGATTGGTCCCTACCACAGTAATATGACAATTATTGAATCACAAGATATATGTGAGCTTGCACATATGCAGGAGTACCATTCAAATCTCAAACTGCTTGGAATAACATCGATGGTGGCGTCTTTATACACTGTTGTATCTTATTTCATTCCTCAGATACGCGCTATCCCTATCTTCGGCTCTCAACTGTCAGAAGAATACATGATCAACTTTCAACCTTCTCCTGCCTATATTGGTCAAGGAATTATTATGGGTTTTCAAACCACTGTTTATATGCTCTTTGGTACTATTCTTGGTTGGGCtattctttctcctctagCGAAGTTTCAGAACTGGGCTCCTGGCCCTACGGACGATTGGAAGGAGGGTAGTGAAGGTTGGATTATGTGGATTTCGCTAAGCATAATGATTAGCGATTCTGTGGTTTCGTTGACAGTCCTAATTACAAAATCTTTAATTAGATTGTTTTTCCAGTGTCTTGCTCATGCTCCAAGTGATGACATATCCTCAGAGATAGCTCACCAGGAGTTGGCTCAATTGATGGAAAATAATAACAGTGCCAACAGTGGCCAGATTGATATTAATCCAGATACGGTAACATACGACAGTACAAGTGATGGATCGTCGGATACAATGGATCATATTTTTACTAGCGGCAGCAAAGAGGCATCTGAATCAACAGAAAATGATTCGTCGTTGGACGATGTGGGTGAGTCTTATATGGTTCCTATGCAATGGGTCATTATTGGCCTGATTGGCTCTTGTGTGCTCTGCATAGTTTCTACAAGAATTGTGTTCGGTTCCGTCATACCAGTCTACGCTATAGTATCCTCGGTGGTGATGAGTCTTCTGTTGTCGATTTTAGGTGTTAAGGCATTAGGTGAGACCGATCTTAATCCTGTCAGTGGTATAGGAAAGCTTTCTCAGCTCATATGTGCTGTTATCATTCCAAAGGGTACAAGGGGATCAATTCTCATAAATTTAATTAGTGGTGCTATATCAGAAGCCACTACACAACAGGCTGGAGATTTAATGCAGGACTTGAAAACGGGCTACCTTTTGGGTGCATCTCCAAAAGCCCAGTTTATTGCCCAAATATATGGATCTATATTTTCGATCTTCATGAGTTCCTTAATGTACAAGGTGTACACAAACTTATATGAGATTCCAGGCAAGATGTTCAAAATACCGACGGCTGTGATTTGGATTGACTGCGCAAGATTAGTTAATGGTACTGGACTCCCACCAAAAGTACTAGAGTTTTCCATTATATTTGGTACAATATTTggtttgatttctcttttgaagaatttagTGACAAATACTAAGTGTAAGTTCTACAGATATTTAAAATATCTTCCTGATGGAGTGCCAGTTGGAATAGGCATTTACAATGTGCCATCGTTTACGTTCGCCAGATTTATTGGCGGCCTAATTTCTTATTATTGGCTTAAGAGGATAGGCAATTGTGAAAAGTACCGCAGCAGTAAAGTGCAGATGATCATTTTCAGTAGTGGTTTGGTACTCGGTGAGGGGCTTTTCAGTGTGGTGAACATGGTTTTTTCAAGCTTGAAAGTTCCGCATTTATAA
- a CDS encoding uncharacterized protein (BUSCO:EOG0934102Q), with amino-acid sequence MTTIQSAAAPPISTNASHVVIGDEISSHRKRPIDEFTESATKRMKPDFSHQMYSRLIRSALDSLDQGDFSAIDTLTSQVNMNPAKSDSLSIGSITVILRLLNQEISRLDNRATTPLIQALLNYNWLGHLENPAFVKSYSTFLTVLVSGIPKWFNEVVSKLVSGFTSKTDTELYQLHKTLKYLIQISPTSFNLLPLILRDKFPNKAAPMDDMVNYTKNLLALLSYCDDLRYPIWSLIVEKLINLDVELQNQIDDVDDDDLDAALNDDEESNARATDNDISAMSDISTVVASDAINDICDAEEVASDMDNDEDDDDSLMDDEENYNAEIHSISDLSAKLDSIMKLIFEKTESSFTPEGLESGNGVKLFSTLTSIFKLYVLPTHYTRCVQYLMFHMVQQQPDLTDSFLVVLLDVVFNATEIIANRIKAMQYVSSFMARAKGLSKEQLLSVMKYLMAWCNEYVTEREKEVGDGNGGMDRFKMLYCVLQGLMYIFCFRYKDLKKEDNDEEWELRLDKFFNKMIVSKFNPLKYCNESVVLIFARIVQNVDMCYCFSIIEKNKRERLNGVRNASANSDSSENRFESKQEFLDLEAYFPFDPLMLKNSKKIVNTNYIEWQSSDDSEDSE; translated from the coding sequence ATGACCACGATACAATCGGCAGCCGCGCCACCTATATCTACCAACGCATCTCATGTTGTGATAGGTGATGAGATCTCTTCCCACAGAAAGAGACCGATCGATGAGTTCACGGAATCTGCTACGAAACGAATGAAGCCGGATTTCTCACATCAAATGTATTCCAGACTGATAAGGTCTGCGCTAGATTCCTTGGACCAAGGAGACTTTTCCGCTATAGATACTCTCACCTCACAAGTCAACATGAACCCTGCTAAGTCGGATTCCTTATCTATAGGCTCCATCACTGTTATACTACGCTTACTTAACCAGGAAATATCTCGCCTGGATAACAGGGCTACTACGCCTCTAATACAAGCTCTTCTAAATTACAACTGGTTGGGTCATTTGGAGAATCCGGCTTTTGTAAAGAGCTATTCAACCTTCCTTACCGTTTTAGTATCCGGTATTCCGAAATGGTTTAATGAGGTGGTCAGCAAATTGGTTTCTGGCTTTACCAGCAAGACTGATACTGAATTATACCAACTTCATAAAACGCTAAAATatctcattcaaatcaGTCCAACGTCATTTAATCTTCTACCGTTGATTTTGCGTGATAAATTCCCGAACAAAGCCGCTCCAATGGATGATATGGTGAACTATACCAAAAATTTACTTGCATTACTTTCATACTGTGACGATCTACGCTATCCGATATGGTCATTAATTGTGGAGAAGCTTATAAATTTGGATGTGGAGTTACAAAACCAAATAGATGAcgttgatgatgatgacttAGATGCAGCATTaaatgacgatgaagagagtAATGCCCGAGCTACTGATAATGACATTAGCGCGATGTCTGATATTTCCACTGTGGTGGCCTCGGATGCTATAAATGATATATGTGACGCTGAGGAAGTTGCATCTGATATGgacaatgatgaagatgatgacgattCATTAATGGACGATGAGGAAAATTATAACGCAGAAATTCATAGCATTAGTGATTTATCTGCAAAGTTAGATTCTATTATGAAGCTTATTTTTGAGAAGACGGAGAGTTCTTTTACTCCAGAAGGTTTAGAGTCTGGAAATGGAGTTAAACTTTTTAGTACTTTGACATCGATCTTTAAACTATACGTTTTACCTACCCATTATACCAGGTGCGTTCAATATTTGATGTTTCATATGGTGCAACAACAGCCTGACCTTACCGACTCATTTCTTGTCGTGCTCCTTGATGTTGTGTTCAACGCCACAGAAATTATAGCTAACAGAATCAAGGCAATGCAGTATGTCTCGTCATTTATGGCTAGGGCGAAGGGATTATCTAAGGAGCAACTTCTTTCAGTTATGAAATATCTCATGGCTTGGTGCAATGAGTATGTCACTGAAAGGGAAAAGGAAGTTGGAGATGGTAATGGAGGCATGGACAGATTTAAAATGCTCTACTGTGTCTTACAGGGACTGATGTATATATTCTGCTTCAGATACAAAGAtctgaagaaagaggacaatgatgaagaatggGAGTTACGATTGGATAAGTTTTTCAACAAAATGATTGTGTCCAAGTTCAATCCTTTAAAATACTGCAATGAATCCGTTGTTTTGATATTTGCAAGAATAGTTCAAAACGTGGATATGTGCTATTGCTTTTCGatcattgaaaagaataagagGGAAAGGTTAAACGGAGTTCGAAATGCTTCGGCCAACTCGGATTCTTCTGAAAATAGATTTGAAAGTAAACAGGAGTTCTTGGACCTTGAGGCCTACTTTCCTTTTGATCCTCTcatgttgaagaattctAAAAAGATTGTGAATACCAATTATATTGAGTGGCAGAGTTCGGACGATAGTGAAGATAGTGAGTGA
- a CDS encoding uncharacterized protein (BUSCO:EOG09344T6B) yields MTDRLTQLQICLDQLTDMFFASLTYVDQNHDSVKLNESDLKMVNPDYHPASQLDFQSSLQELSRDIILKTRQILTIIDTLPGVGVSKEEQLAKIQLLSRELEEVELQKKKVILKKDDLMKVVDKLILLVSDGIAMTRD; encoded by the exons ATGACAGATAGGCTTACACAACTCCAGATATGTTTGGATCAG CTCACTGATATGTTCTTCGCTTCCCTCACATACGTGGATCAGAACCACGATTCGGTTAAACTCAATGAATCTGACCTCAAAATGGTCAACCCAGACTACCACCCTGCATCTCAGTTGGACTTTCAGTCTAGTCTTCAGGAATTATCCAGAGACATAATACTCAAAACGAGGCAGATACTAACCATAATAGACACGCTACCCGGGGTGGGTGTTTCAAAGGAGGAGCAGCTGGCCAAGATTCAATTATTAAGTCgagagcttgaagaagtagaattgcagaagaaaaaggtgatACTAAAAAAGGATGATCTCATGAAAGTGGTAGATAAACTGATATTACTAGTCAGTGATGGAATAGCTATGACTAGGGATTAA
- the SNF4 gene encoding AMP-activated serine/threonine-protein kinase regulatory subunit (BUSCO:EOG09342PSQ) — MQNQYENNGEQLQQGLEQPQEPPLNQRGMIAHPNLLSTLSPDQIRRDQRIGLHAIREFLQSKTSFDVLPVSYRVIVFETSLLVKRALNILLQNSIVSAPLWNSKTSRFAGLLTSNDFINVIQYYSQNPTQFQFIDNLTLDGLRDVEKAVGTPSLETVSIHPFKPLYDACVKMIQSSARRIPLIDEDENTHREIVVSVLTQYRILKFVSMNCKETKILLQPLHELNMGTTTNISAAKLETPVMEVINLMIQKSISSVPIVDEQDKLINAYEAVDVLTLIKGGLYADLTLSVGEALLKRSEDFEGVYTCTLNDSVFAISETIRKARVHRLFIVDDDGKLLGVLTLSDILRYILFS; from the coding sequence ATGCAGAATCAATATGAAAATAATGGAGAGCAACTGCAGCAGGGATTGGAGCAACCGCAAGAGCCACCATTAAATCAGCGGGGTATGATAGCGCACCCTAATCTACTGTCCACACTGTCTCCAGATCAGATCCGAAGGGACCAGCGGATAGGGTTACATGCAATCAGAGAATTTCTACAGAGCAAAACATCATTTGATGTTCTTCCTGTTTCCTACAGAGTTATAGTTTTTGAGACGTCATTATTAGTGAAAAGAGCATTGAACATTTTGCTTCAAAACAGTATTGTTTCCGCACCTCTCTGGAACAGTAAGACGTCGAGATTTGCAGGTTTGTTAACGTCTaatgatttcatcaatgtGATTCAATACTACTCTCAGAATCCCACCCAGTTCCAGTTCATAGATAATCTTACATTAGACGGACTCAGAGATGTTGAGAAAGCCGTTGGTACTCCATCCCTGGAAACAGTGTCAATCCATCCTTTTAAACCATTGTATGATGCTTGtgtgaagatgattcaaaGTTCTGCTCGAAGAATTCCGTTGATTGATGAGGACGAGAACACACATCGAGAAATTGTCGTGAGTGTTTTAACCCAGTACAGAATTCTTAAATTTGTCAGTATGAATTGCAAAGAGACAAAGATACTACTACAGCCATTACATGAACTAAACATGGGTACGACTACTAATATTTCTGCTGCAAAATTGGAGACTCCAGTGATGGAGGTTATTAATTTAATGATTCAGaaatcaatctcttctgtTCCCATAGTGGATGAGCAGGATAAGTTGATCAACGCTTACGAAGCAGTTGATGTTCTCACACTTATTAAGGGAGGATTATATGCGGATCTTACGTTGAGTGTTGGAGAAGCACTGCTAAAGAGATCTGAAGATTTCGAAGGTGTTTATACATGCACTTTGAACGATAGTGTATTCGCCATCTCAGAAACCATAAGAAAGGCTAGAGTACATAGATTGTTCATTGTAGATGATGACGGGAAATTGTTGGGTGTGCTCACTCTCAGCGATATTTTAAGATATATACTTTTCTCTTAA
- a CDS encoding uncharacterized protein (BUSCO:EOG09343Y7Q~EggNog:ENOG41), translated as MIRDFRKSVLIAPQDVTLMKRFESNVFNNSIIGQLRVKAEQQHDQLPSSTSEGNDYNESEDEDYDPNKADQDEAEPDKLNQNVNSKNIGDDKGGEKEDDEYNDDDFELGEEDKKEMRKYSAIESATGGLIKTRRQRQGEEEEAKLRKRQNLGSILKNNKTGSTDINNIWADMKGQSRKALSRSSTLGSSSEATTSRPMEEEVTECNSLPSNPDSQNPEKVKIKRTYEFAGKVVTEEKWVDRNSQEARAQVNSTKLRSEATQEDSKKGGEKRSFTQRNANLLYPLRRKRRRKTSLLEAVINNSSAAKISTLEKSRLDWATYVDQNKIHDELKYKNKAGYLANQDFLDRVNNRQASLFRDARSSSSKKKQ; from the exons ATGATACGTGATTTCAGAAAATCCGTTCTTATTGCTCCCCAAGATGTTACcctgatgaagagattcGAGTCTAACGTGTTCAATAATTCCATCATTGGTCAACTCAGGGTGAAAGCAGAGCAGCAG CATGATCAGTTACCAAGTTCAACATCTGAGGGCAACGATTATAACGAATCCGAGGATGAAGATTACGATCCTAACAAGGCCGATCAGGATGAAGCTGAACCAGATAAGCTTAACCAGAATGTGAACAGCAAAAATATAGGAGATGATAAAGGTGGcgagaaagaagatgatgaatacaATGATGACGATTTTGAATTAGGGGAAGaggacaagaaagaaatgagGAAGTATTCGGCTATCGAGTCTGCCACTGGTGGCCTCATCAAAACGAGGCGGCAAAGGCAAGgagaggaggaggaggccAAGCTTAGGAAAAGACAAAACTTAGGAAGTATTCTGAAGAACAATAAAACTGGCAGTACTGATATCAATAACATATGGGCCGATATGAAAGGCCAATCGCGGAAGGCTTTGTCCAGAAGCTCCACTTTGGGAAGTTCTAGTGAAGCTACAACTTCAAGGCCCatggaggaagaagtaACAGAATGCAATTCTTTGCCTTCAAATCCAGACTCTCAGAACCCTGAGAAAGTCAAAATCAAACGAACGTACGAATTTGCTGGTAAAGTGGTCACTGAGGAAAAATGGGTGGACAGGAACTCTCAGGAAGCCAGAGCTCAGGTAAACTCGACGAAGCTTAGGTCTGAAGCAACCCAagaagattccaaaaaaggaggtgaaaaaagatcttttACACAGAGGAATGCTAATTTGTTGTATCCACTcaggagaaagaggaggagaaagacaAGTTTGTTAGAAGCTGTAATCAATAACTCCTCTGCTGCAAAAATATCAACTTTAGAGAAGTCCAGGTTGGACTGGGCCACATATGTTGACCAGAACAAGATTCATGATGAACTGAAATATAAAAATAAGGCTGGGTACTTGGCCAACCAGGATTTTCTCGATAGGGTCAACAATAGGCAGGCTAGCTTGTTCAGAGATGCTAGGTCTAGTAGttcaaaaaagaagcagtaa